The segment AGTGGTTGGTAGTTTCAAGGATGAAACCTTCATTGCTGATAAGATTTTGATGAAATGCCCGTCAAAGTATGTAGAAAAAGAAATTACCGTTAACTCATGATTATATTAATAACTTAACAACTAAAAAGAATGGCTAAAAAGGTCACAGTAATTATAGAACAAGGGGAAGATGGATGGTATGTAGCTACCGTACCTGACATTCCAGGTTGTTATACTCAAGGAAAAACAATCGCACAAGTTTTAGATCGAATTAAAGAGGCAATTGAGGTTTGTCTTGAAGCTGATAAAGATGAAATAGAACCTCTGGAATTTGTAGGTGTACAACAAATAAAGATATGACAAAACTTGTTCCTGTTAAAAGTATAATATTATTTTGTAATATCTACATTTATTCATAAAACTTTCCTCTCATTATGCTCCACACCTTCATCGGCAACCTTGGCCACCTTTTTATCATCATCTCCTTTGTAGCATCCCTGGTAGCCACCTATTCATATTTTATTATCAACTCATCCTCCTCTCCCTGGGGTGGGTTAGGGGTGAGGTGGAAAATATTTGCAAGAAGCGCCTTTTTAATACACACCTTCTCTATTATTGGCGTAATTGTTTGCCTTTTTGTGATT is part of the Cytophagales bacterium genome and harbors:
- a CDS encoding type II toxin-antitoxin system HicB family antitoxin gives rise to the protein MAKKVTVIIEQGEDGWYVATVPDIPGCYTQGKTIAQVLDRIKEAIEVCLEADKDEIEPLEFVGVQQIKI